The Halobacterium litoreum genome includes a region encoding these proteins:
- the tmk gene encoding dTMP kinase, whose protein sequence is MLVTLEGIDGSGKTTVWEALRDARGDGYTFTHEPTDSWFGEAVRRSEAETDADPLAELFLFTADHADHLSRVVEPALDRGDVVISDRYSDSRYAYQGVALEGEIPRPMEYVRGVHQPWTRPPDLTLYFDVDPETGAARSGATNKFEQADFLRDVQANFEQLIEYDPERFVRVDASRSPEVVLDAVEDVLDRALDDA, encoded by the coding sequence ATGCTCGTCACGCTGGAGGGCATCGACGGCAGCGGGAAGACCACGGTCTGGGAGGCGCTTCGCGACGCCCGCGGCGACGGCTACACGTTCACCCACGAGCCCACCGACTCGTGGTTCGGCGAGGCCGTGCGCCGCTCGGAGGCCGAGACCGACGCCGACCCGCTCGCCGAACTGTTCCTGTTCACCGCCGACCACGCCGACCACCTCTCCCGCGTCGTCGAACCCGCACTCGACCGCGGCGACGTCGTGATTTCGGACCGGTACTCCGACTCCCGGTACGCCTACCAGGGCGTCGCCCTGGAGGGCGAGATTCCGCGCCCGATGGAGTACGTCCGGGGCGTCCACCAGCCGTGGACGCGCCCGCCGGACCTCACGCTGTACTTCGACGTCGACCCCGAGACGGGCGCCGCCCGGTCGGGCGCCACGAACAAGTTCGAGCAGGCCGACTTCCTCCGAGACGTGCAGGCGAACTTCGAGCAACTCATCGAGTACGACCCCGAGCGGTTCGTTCGCGTGGACGCCTCCCGCTCTCCCGAGGTAGTCCTCGACGCCGTCGAGGACGTCCTCGACCGCGCGCTCGACGATGCCTGA
- the cofC gene encoding 2-phospho-L-lactate guanylyltransferase produces the protein MRVVVPFDAANPNSRLSSVLSADQRRGFAAAMLADVLSAVRDAGGEPTVLAAAPVDGVDAPVAVDDRPLSVAVNAALGDLPTAVVMADLALATPAAVGGLFDADGDVVLAPGLAGGTNAVVARHSEFRVDYHGASFRDHVAAAESVGASVATVDSFRLAVDVDEPSDLVDVFVHGDGAAADWLRDAGFELAVRDGDPVVEPNA, from the coding sequence ATGCGGGTCGTCGTTCCGTTCGACGCCGCGAACCCGAACTCGCGACTCTCCTCCGTTCTTTCGGCCGACCAGCGACGCGGCTTCGCGGCGGCGATGCTGGCGGACGTGCTGTCCGCGGTGCGTGACGCGGGCGGCGAGCCGACCGTGCTCGCGGCGGCGCCCGTCGACGGCGTGGACGCACCCGTAGCCGTCGACGACCGCCCGCTGTCCGTCGCGGTGAACGCCGCGCTCGGCGACCTACCGACGGCGGTGGTGATGGCGGACCTCGCGCTCGCGACGCCCGCGGCCGTCGGCGGACTGTTCGACGCCGACGGGGACGTGGTGTTAGCGCCCGGACTCGCCGGCGGCACGAACGCCGTCGTCGCCCGACACTCCGAGTTCCGCGTCGACTACCACGGCGCGTCCTTCCGCGACCACGTCGCGGCCGCCGAGTCGGTCGGTGCGAGCGTCGCGACCGTCGACTCGTTCCGGCTGGCGGTGGACGTCGACGAGCCGTCGGACCTCGTGGACGTGTTCGTCCACGGCGACGGCGCGGCCGCCGACTGGCTCCGGGACGCGGGGTTCGAACTCGCGGTGCGTGACGGCGACCCCGTGGTCGAACCCAACGCCTAA
- the cofG gene encoding 7,8-didemethyl-8-hydroxy-5-deazariboflavin synthase subunit CofG: MSSIPGADEYGVDVAIEDADRERALSVRPEDVEPADELTFARNVFLPLTTACRYTCTYCTYYDVPGEASLMSPEAIRETCRTGADAGCTEALFTFGDDPDDRYTEVHDQLREWGHDSIHEYLREACEIALEEGLLPHANPGDQTREQMAHVADVNASMGVMLETTADVRAHSGSRAKSPGQRLNTIATAGELGVPFTTGILVGVGEDWSDRADSLLAIRELHERYGHVQEVIVQPVSPNERWDGDPPSEATMRRTVAMAHAVLPEAVAVQVPPNLADARALLDCGVEDLGGVSPVTEDYINPDYAWPAVRELEDVAEHGGVPLRERLPVYERFLPEDGVENEWVSERVGREIADGERYRTVLAD, encoded by the coding sequence ATGAGTTCGATTCCGGGCGCCGACGAGTACGGCGTGGACGTGGCCATCGAGGACGCGGACCGGGAGCGCGCGCTCTCGGTGCGGCCCGAAGACGTGGAACCGGCCGACGAACTGACGTTCGCTCGCAACGTCTTCTTGCCGTTGACGACGGCGTGCCGGTATACGTGTACGTACTGCACGTACTACGACGTGCCGGGCGAGGCGTCGCTGATGAGTCCCGAGGCGATTCGGGAGACGTGCCGGACGGGCGCCGACGCCGGCTGTACGGAGGCGCTGTTCACGTTCGGCGACGACCCCGACGACCGCTACACCGAGGTTCACGACCAACTCCGCGAGTGGGGTCACGACTCGATTCACGAGTACCTCCGGGAGGCCTGCGAGATAGCCTTGGAGGAGGGACTGCTCCCGCACGCGAACCCGGGCGACCAGACCCGCGAGCAGATGGCGCACGTGGCGGACGTGAACGCGTCGATGGGCGTAATGTTGGAGACGACGGCGGACGTGCGGGCGCACTCCGGGTCGCGGGCGAAGAGTCCGGGCCAGCGTCTCAACACCATCGCGACGGCGGGCGAGCTCGGCGTGCCGTTCACGACCGGCATCCTCGTCGGCGTCGGCGAGGACTGGTCGGACCGCGCGGACAGCCTGCTCGCGATTCGCGAGTTACACGAGCGCTACGGGCACGTCCAGGAGGTCATCGTCCAGCCGGTGAGTCCGAACGAGCGCTGGGACGGCGACCCGCCGAGCGAAGCGACGATGCGGCGCACGGTCGCGATGGCGCACGCCGTGCTCCCCGAGGCGGTGGCGGTGCAGGTGCCGCCGAACCTCGCCGACGCGCGCGCCCTGCTGGACTGCGGCGTCGAGGACTTGGGCGGCGTCTCTCCGGTGACCGAGGACTACATCAACCCGGACTACGCGTGGCCGGCGGTCCGCGAACTCGAAGACGTCGCCGAGCACGGCGGCGTCCCGCTCCGGGAGCGCCTGCCGGTCTACGAGCGGTTCCTCCCCGAGGACGGCGTCGAAAACGAGTGGGTCAGCGAGCGCGTCGGGCGCGAAATCGCGGACGGGGAGCGCTACCGGACGGTGCTCGCCGACTAG
- a CDS encoding metal-dependent hydrolase, translating into MMSTTHAAMGVSIAAVTVWIAPELAVPAALGAMAGGIFPDLDVAVVAHRRTLHFPEHYWLPVALAAPVAAVAPSAVTVGAAFFALSAAVHSVSDAFGGGLGARPWRNDDQRGVYSHRRGEWIPPRRWIRYDGAPEDLLAAAVLSLPGLLLFDGLVRDLTLAMLAVSVVYTVLRKPLGELTHRYDL; encoded by the coding sequence ATGATGAGCACCACCCACGCGGCCATGGGCGTCTCCATCGCCGCCGTCACCGTCTGGATCGCACCCGAACTCGCGGTCCCGGCGGCGCTCGGCGCGATGGCCGGCGGCATCTTCCCCGACCTCGACGTCGCCGTCGTCGCGCACCGCCGCACCCTCCACTTCCCCGAACACTACTGGCTCCCGGTCGCGCTCGCCGCCCCCGTCGCCGCGGTCGCGCCGTCGGCCGTCACCGTCGGCGCCGCGTTCTTCGCGCTGTCGGCGGCCGTCCACTCCGTCAGCGACGCGTTCGGCGGCGGTCTCGGCGCCCGCCCGTGGCGCAACGACGACCAGCGCGGCGTCTACTCCCACCGCCGCGGCGAGTGGATTCCGCCCCGGCGCTGGATTCGCTACGACGGCGCGCCCGAGGACTTGCTCGCCGCCGCCGTCCTCTCGCTTCCGGGCCTCCTACTGTTCGACGGTCTCGTCCGAGACCTCACGCTCGCGATGCTCGCCGTCTCCGTCGTCTACACCGTCCTCAGAAAACCGCTCGGCGAGCTCACCCACCGCTACGACCTGTAG
- a CDS encoding ABC transporter permease, producing MSYAEYLARRVAFAALSAYLVVTATFALVTFTPNTALGGRLGAAAYYQRATAEELEQIRRTFLEARGLDEPVLQRYLDWLIDVSTLDWGYSFAYREPVWSVLETRVPTTLEYVIPGVILAVVLGVLLGLLAATLRGSVPDWTIRVGSYTLLGVPAFVGLVWYTAVGGATLKTVGGSVYVASPHPQVLAAAAVAATLLAGQIRFARIASLEQAGKSFTKLLRAKGANRLRVARHVLRNAAIPIVSLSVTEILGVLVLNIYVIEEILEIEGLAGASLFAVRERDLPLIIGTTMILVFVGILGNLLQDVLYGYLDPRISAE from the coding sequence GTGAGTTACGCCGAGTACCTCGCGCGTCGCGTGGCGTTCGCGGCGTTGTCGGCGTATCTCGTGGTCACCGCGACGTTCGCGCTCGTCACGTTCACGCCGAACACCGCCCTCGGCGGCCGCCTCGGCGCCGCCGCGTACTACCAGCGCGCCACCGCCGAGGAACTCGAACAGATTCGCCGGACGTTCCTCGAAGCCCGCGGGCTCGACGAACCCGTCCTCCAGCGGTACCTCGACTGGCTGATAGACGTGTCGACGCTGGACTGGGGATACTCGTTCGCGTACCGCGAGCCGGTGTGGTCGGTACTGGAAACCCGCGTCCCCACCACCCTCGAGTACGTGATTCCCGGCGTAATTCTCGCCGTCGTCCTCGGCGTCCTCCTCGGATTGCTCGCCGCGACGCTCCGCGGGTCGGTGCCGGACTGGACGATTCGCGTCGGGTCGTACACGCTGTTGGGGGTGCCGGCGTTCGTCGGCCTCGTCTGGTACACCGCCGTCGGCGGCGCCACCCTGAAAACCGTCGGCGGGAGCGTCTACGTCGCTTCCCCGCACCCGCAGGTGCTGGCGGCGGCGGCCGTCGCGGCCACCCTCCTGGCGGGCCAGATTCGGTTCGCGCGCATCGCGAGCCTCGAACAGGCGGGCAAATCGTTCACCAAACTCCTCCGAGCGAAAGGCGCCAACCGCCTGCGGGTCGCCCGCCACGTACTGCGGAACGCCGCCATCCCCATCGTCTCGCTGTCGGTGACCGAAATCCTCGGCGTGCTCGTCCTCAACATCTACGTCATCGAGGAGATTCTGGAGATAGAGGGGTTGGCGGGGGCGAGTCTGTTCGCGGTGCGGGAACGCGACCTCCCGCTCATCATCGGCACCACGATGATTCTCGTCTTCGTCGGCATCCTCGGTAACCTCCTCCAGGACGTCCTCTACGGCTACCTCGACCCCAGAATCAGCGCCGAGTGA
- a CDS encoding complex I NDUFA9 subunit family protein codes for MDVLVTGGTGFIGTHLCRELDERGHDVTALSRHPEGADLPDSVETAVGDVTAYDAVAEAMEGKDAVVNLVALSPLFKPNGGDRRHFEVHLGGTENVVTAAEEAGADYVLQMSALGADPDGSTAYLRSKGQAETVVRESELEYTIFRPSVVFGDGGEFVGFTKQLTTPYVTGLPGGGKSKFQPIWVQDLVPMLADAVGDETHWGETYEIGGPEVLSLADVTHLAYRAEGKSVRVLPVPMPLAGIGLTLADPLPFVPFGSDQYRSLKFDNTVAENDIAAFGVDESDLTTLSEYLSLK; via the coding sequence ATGGACGTGTTGGTAACCGGCGGAACGGGGTTCATCGGGACGCACCTGTGTCGGGAACTCGACGAGAGGGGACACGACGTGACCGCGCTCTCCCGGCACCCCGAGGGCGCCGACCTGCCCGACAGCGTCGAGACGGCGGTCGGGGACGTGACGGCCTACGACGCCGTCGCGGAGGCGATGGAGGGCAAGGACGCCGTCGTGAACCTCGTCGCGCTGTCCCCGCTGTTCAAACCGAACGGCGGCGACCGGCGCCACTTCGAGGTCCACCTCGGCGGCACGGAGAACGTCGTGACGGCCGCCGAGGAGGCCGGCGCCGACTACGTCCTCCAGATGTCCGCGCTCGGCGCCGACCCCGACGGGTCGACGGCGTACCTCCGGTCGAAGGGGCAGGCCGAGACCGTCGTGCGCGAGTCCGAGTTGGAGTACACCATCTTCCGGCCGTCGGTCGTGTTCGGGGACGGCGGCGAGTTCGTCGGGTTCACGAAGCAACTCACGACGCCGTACGTCACCGGGTTGCCGGGCGGCGGGAAGTCGAAGTTCCAGCCGATCTGGGTGCAGGACCTCGTGCCGATGCTCGCGGACGCCGTCGGCGACGAGACCCACTGGGGGGAGACGTACGAAATCGGCGGTCCGGAGGTGTTGTCGCTCGCGGACGTGACGCATCTCGCGTACCGCGCCGAGGGGAAATCGGTGCGCGTCCTCCCGGTGCCGATGCCGCTTGCCGGCATCGGCCTGACGCTCGCCGACCCGCTGCCGTTCGTGCCGTTCGGCTCCGACCAGTACCGGTCGCTGAAGTTCGACAACACGGTCGCCGAGAACGACATCGCGGCGTTCGGCGTGGACGAGTCGGACCTGACGACGCTGTCCGAGTATCTGTCCCTGAAGTGA
- a CDS encoding tubulin/FtsZ family protein, translated as MKLAMIGFGQAGGKILDKFLEYDERHDSGIVRAAVAVNTAKADLMGLDHVPQENRVLIGQSRVKGHGVGADNELGAEIAEEDIDEVQGAIDSIPVHEVDAFLVISGLGGGTGSGGSPVIAKHLKRIYTEPVYGLGVLPGSDEGGIYTLNAARSFQTFVREVDNLLVFDNDAWRKSGESVQGGYDEINEEIVTRFGILFGAGEVEQGGDVAESVVDSSEIINTLAGGGVSTVGYASETVDNDTSGGSGLLSRFTGGDEQMEDSASTTNRITSLVRKAALGRLTLPCEIEGTERALLVTAGPAKYLNRKGIERGRKWLEEQTGSMEVRGGDYPVPNSQQVASVVLLSGVNNVPRIKELQEVAIEAQDNIDDIRDESEENLQDLVEDDEDELEPLF; from the coding sequence ATGAAACTCGCAATGATCGGGTTCGGTCAAGCGGGCGGAAAAATACTCGACAAATTCCTCGAGTACGACGAGCGCCACGACTCCGGCATCGTGCGCGCCGCGGTCGCCGTCAACACCGCTAAGGCCGACCTAATGGGTCTCGACCACGTACCACAAGAAAACCGCGTCCTCATCGGTCAGTCCCGCGTCAAGGGACACGGCGTGGGCGCGGACAACGAACTCGGCGCGGAAATCGCCGAGGAAGACATCGACGAGGTGCAGGGTGCCATCGACAGCATCCCCGTCCACGAGGTGGACGCGTTCCTCGTCATTTCGGGGCTCGGCGGCGGCACCGGGTCGGGTGGCTCGCCCGTCATCGCCAAGCACCTGAAACGCATCTACACCGAACCCGTCTACGGTCTCGGCGTCCTCCCCGGCAGCGACGAGGGCGGCATCTACACGCTGAACGCGGCGCGCTCGTTCCAGACGTTCGTCCGCGAGGTCGACAACCTCCTCGTGTTCGACAACGACGCGTGGCGGAAGTCCGGCGAGTCGGTGCAGGGCGGCTACGACGAAATCAACGAGGAGATAGTCACGCGATTCGGCATCCTGTTCGGCGCCGGCGAAGTCGAGCAGGGCGGCGACGTCGCCGAGTCCGTCGTCGACTCCAGCGAAATTATCAACACGCTCGCTGGCGGCGGCGTCTCCACGGTCGGGTATGCCTCGGAGACCGTCGACAACGACACGAGCGGCGGGAGCGGACTGCTCTCGCGGTTCACCGGCGGCGACGAGCAGATGGAGGACTCCGCGTCTACGACCAACCGCATCACCTCCCTCGTCCGGAAGGCGGCCCTCGGTCGCCTCACCCTCCCCTGTGAAATCGAGGGGACCGAGCGCGCGCTGCTGGTCACTGCGGGTCCGGCGAAGTACCTGAACCGGAAAGGTATCGAGCGCGGCCGGAAGTGGCTCGAAGAGCAGACCGGTTCGATGGAGGTCCGCGGCGGCGACTACCCGGTGCCGAACTCCCAGCAGGTCGCGTCGGTCGTCCTGCTGTCGGGCGTGAACAACGTCCCGCGCATCAAGGAGTTACAGGAAGTCGCCATCGAGGCCCAGGACAACATCGACGACATCCGGGACGAAAGCGAAGAGAACTTGCAGGACCTAGTCGAAGACGACGAGGATGAACTCGAGCCGCTGTTCTAA